gagagagagggtatcTCAAACCAAATTAATGATTTCTTTGACTTTCTTGTCAAAGCAAAATAGTTGCTTTTTACTATAATTTAGAAGCAGCAGAAACTATCGTGCGTTTTCAAACATGCTTCAGTTTGAATCCCATTATATATGTAAAGTCCTTGCAACTAATAATTGAATGGTTTGCCATGCGATGAACTTTAATTTGATCATCATActatatgaatttttttccttaaaattcaAGTGTTTTCAataaagtgttttaaaaaaaaaaaaaaaccagaggaAAAAACCATTCCACATTCAAAAGTGGTGGTCATGATGATCTTAAAGAAATATCATGATAAGATGTATAATCGAAATAAACTAACAGAAAAATGTCATAGATATTATGATATGGGTAATATTGCTACTTGAATCCCCATTTGGCAACCATATTGCATTGCCACATGCTCATAATTTCTTCCTCTACGCACCAACCATCTAGCATATTAAATAAATACTACAAAATTAACAAGACATGTACTGAAACTAGGGACACTAAGCCGACAACAAATATTGATACTATCACCACAAACCTTAACAATTACAATTTCACATGGAAGTGGGGATAAGATTATGTACTGAAAACTGCCTCTTTTGATGTTTTAGATCACATCATCAAGCAACCCAATTACCAAGGCAAATACAACCCGTATACTCCTTTAGTCAAATTAGAGACTACTATATCCAGTCTCCAAAATCAAATCCCTAAGGTCTTTAAAGGTTAGAACACAACATGATGAAAATATCAAAGGCACAagaaacatcataaataaaattaataatttatagtaTAAAAAGAGGCATGAGAATAGGGACTTACTACTTAGGATTCACATGCAGAGTAATGGAGGTCCTTGAAAGCAAAAGCTGCATCTCAATagaaaaaacaacaacacaATCAAAAGGTCACCGAAAATGGTGTAcaagttgaaaatgaaacagacaTTGCAACTCACTCCATCTAGGTACTACACACTATCTAGAATAAGTTTTTGTACTAAATAGAAAAATctcccaaaaaatcaaatctgcACAATTtcacatctccaaaataattattctacACCAATTTAAAACCCCTTAGAATCGACACAATCCAAAAAGCTCAATACATTTAACTATAATATCCAAAACATCGTAACTTACAGTGGGGGAGAGAACGTCACGGGGACTGAGACGAGTAGGGAGGGGTTAGAACAgaaaatacatggggctaccAAGGTTAGTAAAATACATTGGGTTAGGGCGATTTCAATTTCGAAATCGATGTTGGAGGTTATTGATTTCAATGTTGGAGAAAGAGGAAATGTGTTCTTCAGATGGGTTAGGGCTCTTGGTGATTTTGATTTCAAATGGGTTAGGGCAATTTCGATTTCGATTTCGTTGGTAGAGATTACTGATTTCGATGTTGGAGAAAGAGGAAAGTTGTTCTTCATATGGGTTAGGGCTCTTGGGGATTTTGACTTCACATGTGCATGGGTGATTTCGATTTCGATGGTGGACTCTACTGATTTCTACGTTGGAGAAAGAGGAAAGGTGTTCTTCAGATGGGTTAGGGCTCACATCGGGATTTTGACTTCAAATGGGTTGGGGAAACTGAAAAGGTTCCTGCTTGCAGTATCAAAATTGAATCTGAAAAGGTAGTCTTCAAAATTTCATTCCCGCTCCATACACCTCGGTTTGCTGTTGTCTTTAATGAAACGCATCGTTTCATTTTCCACGTCAGCCATTGGTACACAGTTGTTACGCGAGCTACCTGCATAAAGACTTTTCCACTACATATTCATACCTTGATAGCCAGATTTGGTAAAAGAGGTTTGCGAGGGGCTTCTTTTAGTATTCACTTCTCGATCCTTCCTAAGAGGGTGGATGGGTCACCGATTGCTAGATAGGCGAACTGGCCTACAGGCCATCCTCCACCCGTGGGCCTCAATTGGTAATTGATCCATCAGGCCTAGAAGTTATTTTTGAAGCCTGTAACATGTTTTTGAACTTGTTTTACAACCTTGTTGTGGGCATAAAAATAGCTTTCAGCCCATATCcaaaaaacaaacatatatactTTTTCAATCTGAATATAAATAAgtttatatctaaaatattataaattaatttgaaaatcatttcaatccctatataaattttataaataaaaattcaaaaatattacTTAGTAATCTAAAACTATTACAAGTAGTTTGAGTATTCTAAGAATGACAAATCTATTATAAATACTCTCCAAAGGCACCAAGAATCCAAGATGCAAAAAGTTAATAACCATATATAGAACTTGAAACAAAATTGATGAAAATGAGAATTTGATGTCTTAAAAACATTACTTGAATTAgaaaagatacaaaaataaatacaagactACAAGGAATGAATTAACAAACCATGTGTGTATCAATGTGCACTCGAAGTAAATTGAGATTGAGCCTTTTTTGCTGAATTTAATCGCACATCAATTGaaatcaaaattaatttataataagaaacataacaaaaaaaaattataataaagaataaattaaaagcaATTACTGCTTTTGTCTTGATCGTCCTCCCCCTTGTAGTTGTCCACAAAGTCCACCACTTACCAATCTCAATTTGCTGCCTTTTAATCCTATTTCGAGTGCAAATCAAAGCATCCATGGTGATAAAAGACAATGACCTCCCAAATGGGTCCAATATACGCCTTTGGTGCAATAAGTAGACTTTGAGGCTACTGTAGTAATAGAGATGACCAAGATACTTTGAACTATATCCCTAATGAAAGAATATTTGACGACATTTATCTTCCACCTACATAAAATATCAAACTTCTCCATATATGGGTATAACTGTGTTGACAAGTATCTTTCTAAgttcatttagtcatctaaatTCTTATTCTCTATGGGTGTATTATCAAATTGCATACTTCACTTACGCTTTCTTTTCTACCGACATAAGTAGGAGGCGAAGAGGTAGTGGATGATGGAACATCAATACTAATCCACTTGAATGAGGCAAATCATGATACAACTTATTAAGGGTGGTGTCTTAACCCTCAACACAAGTTGATCTGCTCATCATTTCCCACTAGCATTTTTCTAACCCATACACCATTCTATCAATCTTGTGAATTGTAATTCAAGTCAAGAATGATAGCATCATATAGCAAAACGTTGATTTTATTTAAACCTCTCTAATATTTCTCATGCTTACGCCTCATCTTCAATGTTATAATATGTAAAGTAGAATCAGCACTTTCACACGTCTCATCTAGTTACTCCTTAACCTCACAAACTTGctgataatattaatttaatgtcaCACAAAAAGAACTAGAAATGGTTTAGGTGACATCATAAAAAAGCCTAAAAATACTTAACAAAGACCCTAACATTTTCCCATTCTGCATCTTTGGGCTATCCTTACGGCCTCCCACGTCCTTCCTACTCATCAAAGTGACAACCATGTTGCATATGATCCTCATCTCCAGTGGCATATCCTCATTTCTAAGacgatgataaaataaaaaaaaaaataaaagataaaaaaaaaaaaaaaaaaagaaaaaaattgaattcctTCTTGTAGGAATAGCAAGGCACAACATCTTCTTATATTGAAGACCCACAACATTAACACAGCTTAAATTCTTAAGCCTAGCCAATGAAGACATAATAAACCGAACTGCATTTTTTACAACCGACTCATGAACATATTTTAAACTGCTAGTTACAATAAGGTTAAGGACATGTGCACAACACCACACATGTAGAAACTCACCACATAAGATGGACAAGTTTTCCTCTATAACATTATTCTTCAAATACTCGAGTGTGACATCATAATTAGAAGAAACAAACTGCTCGGTCGGGACAATCAGTCTTAGAAAACTTCTATGTTTAAGTTAGTTACTttgagaggaacaagattatATTAAGGATAAGTTTTCCAACTCAAAGGTAATTTTACTGACTtaacaaatttttctttgttcaacGGTTCAAGTTAGTTCCTTCTGGGTTTCCTCTTCGACTGTACACGGGCAATGGCAGCCCTCATTCCCAACACTGAAAGTAATTTTACTGACTTAATTTGTATGTGAgtggctttatatatatatatatatatatattttgctcttaacTTTTAGTGAATATAAATggaatgataaaatataaactATGCTGAAAATAAATTAGCAGTTATTAGGAAATAACGATAGGAGATAAACCTTAATAAAagtataactttaaaaaaattaatttaccaaaagcaaaaagaaggggaaaaaaaaaaaaaaaaaaagatagtgtCAACAATATGCCTTAAAGGCTAATGGTCGGTTTCTTTGCCTAGCTTGGATGTTGAGTTGGGTTGAACTCTTTATTAATAGTAGTAAATTAAAATAGTGGAATGAATTTTGTGGGGTCAACgaaagatgagtttagatgcgtttagatattaagatgagtttatatgtatttatggaaagttgaaaaatatatattgtgagttttatgtgtaaaaaattttactatgtacaagcaaagtcatatactaatctgcgtaccgatactgattttttcatattcaaaatttaaattagcattattttcaataaaatctaatttttaactaatcacattagattgatgcacatattagtacgtaattatgcttgtaactagatttttccacgtataaaaatgttttgagttgaaaaagattatgatTCCCACGTATAAAGAAGTGTTGAGTTGgatgtttggatgttagacttAGCTTAAGgctgtatttagatgttaagctaagttgagttgagatgaaaattatttttttattattttaagatttaaaaattttgaattatttattatattttgtgttagaaatttgaaaaaattataattattagataaagtGAGTTGATGATCCAAACTGACCCTTAATTAGACTAAACTGAGTTATCTCAGTTGAGTCTAAGTTCCAAATGCACCGTTACTTTATTTTTCTCCTCCGACTCCTTTTCCATCTGTGGGTTAGATTGATCAATAAATCTCATTGAAAAAACAAACCAATAATCCCTCTTTCTTTTGTCAATGAATTAAGCTTCTCTCAGTCATTAATTACATTCTCTCTCGAATTCAGTCCATCTAATGTGCTACTATGCTTTGCTcataaccaaaaagaaaaagaaaaaaacaaataacaataGCAACTAGAGATCACAAAAACTCCAAATCTTTGTAATCATGAGCGCCAATCTACTTTAGGCAACAAGTAGTTGATTGCTTGGTGGCTGAAACTTCATGATCAATGGTGATTATCTTTTCTCCACTACAAAGACTAGTAGTGCTTGGGGCTGTTCCATTTGTTTTGGCTTCCAAGCTTTTCTGGCTTGTGATTTCATGGATTTTGGTAATCATATGCATGAATGCTTCCTCCACATTCACCTTCTCCAATGCAGATGTTTCCATGAAACACAAACCTTCTGCCTCGGCAAGACTGTTTCCTTCTTCCTCACCCACCTCTCTAGAGTGACCAAGATCAGTTTTGTTCCCAACAAGAACAATCACCATGTCTCCACTCCCAAATTGTCTTAGCTCCTGCAACCATTTCTTCACATTTTCGAATGTTCCTCGCCTTGTTATGTCGTAGACTAACATCGCACCCAGTGCTCCTCGGTAGTATGAACTGGTAATGGCTCTAAACCTAGCATAAATAAGATTTATGTTTCAACCAATGAGAAAAAAATCTCGGACCAAGTGGCAGTTTATCATGATGaatgataaatgataaaatagattaaatattaaataatatttctaccgatttaaatttttgaaataaatgataattttacgtgatatatattaattcattttgccACATACTCATTTGGATTCCGACAGTGTTTTTTTTCATCACATCTCATcctatcttatcattataatttttttaaatttttacacaaaatataataaaaaattttaatattttcaaatcacaattcaattttttcaaattccaaaacaatcataatattaaaaataaatattatagtaatattttattcaacttttaacttttatctaaaaccatctcatttcatctctgaATTCAAACGAATTATTACCCGAGATTTGTATATCAAGACCAACAAATAAAGAGAAAAGACGAATTACAATATTGATAGTtgattatctttttaaaataatttcctAAACTTAGTAATTAACAACAAGATTATACTGTTAAAGATATAAATGCTAAAAGAGAATATCTATTCATATAAGTCTTATTTTTTACATACTCAAcacattattaaattttaatatttttcaaattataatatatctcaCTATAATTATCAGCTTAACATATATCATATTTCATCGAATTATTAAAACGTTTTCCTTTAATTATTAGGACTATTTTATAGCTCATTTTACAAGTAATTTATATAAGAAAagaattttactatatataagtaaagtcgTATACTAATCTACATACCAATAccgatttattcatatttaataataaatctagttgtaaacataattagatattaatatatacttaaatctaatttaattaatcagaaagtatattttattaaaaataatattaatttaaattttaaatataaaaaaattaaatatgtaaattaGTATACCACTTTATTTATAGACAACAAAATCGTTTACGTAATAATGCTATTTCATTTATAATAATGGGTGCTGGAGAGTACAAGTGTACGTGCCACATGTAATTCTCAAGCTCCTCCACGTGGAGAAGAAGGGCAGTCCGCATGGCAGATGACAAACATGTCACGGCTCCTTGATGGGCGTGCAATGAAAAGAGCAATGACAAAAAAACAGGTAGAGAGAGTAGAATAATAATGGTGTCACAAATTCACAGGGTGGGGATCAATTTAGGTGGTGTCTCCTCCGTTTTTCTTTCAACTTTTCTAGAGTGGGAAAAAGCCTTTCTGCATTATGAATTTGTACAAACTTTTCTTTTCGGTTTGTGGGTCCTACCTCTGTTTGgatttataacatttttcttcattttcatctttAATTATCATCATTATTTCCTTGAATACTTTTGGATCACGGATCTCCACCTGCCTATTCtacttacttttttctttctttaatatttCGGTTGagattttacttttttcataatttaaacaaataattacaaaataataaatattaaatacaatcttaaagtatataaatttcatataaatatattatagtaataCATTCTCTTtcgtctcatatttatttatttattttaaaaaaaaaaatatgtaaatattatatattctaaaactgtataaattatttataattcaattcttagactgatataatatatatcactcAAATGatacgattttatttataaaatttattttaaattttatttttacaatcaaattatgttatataaatattttattatatgtgttATCCACGTCAACTTTTTTGTATTTACATTATTCTAGGTTTATCTTTGATCTTAGAATTTCTagtaaattttttaacttatttttatttatttattttaaataaaacagtTTATATGGATAAGCTCGAAAACAGCAAAAaagcaagcaaaaagaaaatatatatacatacatacatatatatatatatgagaagaaaaaaatcaaaaggagAAATGTCTTCCTAATTGAATGTTGGTTTCGTAAAGTCTAAGATAACGAGTTTAGATTGGTCCCACCTCGAAAACCTAACTTTACAAGCAACTTTCCTGATTTTTTGTTGAAACCACGGcgaacccaaaaagaaaaaaacacagatttttattttttacttctaGAAAAACCTGGTTTCAGAGAAGATGATCAAAACCCAGCTCTAAACAACGGATTACAGAAGGAattaaagaaattgaaatgGTTAATaaccattaattaattactaacCTTTCTTGGCCAGCAGTATCCCATATCTGAGCCTTGATCAGCTTGTCTCCAACCTTTATATTCCTGTAAGCAAACTCCACACCTATGGTGGGCTTTGAATCTAACCTGAATTCATCTTTTGCAAATCTTGAGAGAAGGTTTGATTTTCCAACCCCAGAATCTCCAGTAAGAACAGCTTTAAACAGATAATCACACtcttcatcaaatgaatcagcCATGGAGATGGATGATGATCTTAGTTTCTTCTTCCTGCTTTGCTCTCAATCTCTCCCAAGAAATTATGAACAAGTTGGGAAAGAGTTCTTTCTTGAAGAAGAAGATacagagaaaagagaaaatgttTGAGTCATGGTGATAAGAAAGCAGAcatgctcatatatatatatatatatatatatcaaatcagGTACTTTTTAGCAGTTTCTTTGGCATTGTTTTTGGAGGGTATTGAGTATTTACATGTGAAAACATTGAGAAACGACATCATGGCTGTTTTCTGTCAAGGTCTGTGACTCTGGGTGTCTCTAACAAATAAGCCAAATCCAGCTAAACTTGATCTTGGGATAATCCTATCCCCAATTAGGTTAATTAAAAGCAAAGCCCACTTATATTACTCCAACTGTTCTTCCAATACCCTTCACTGATTATCTTAATTTTCAAATCCTGATGTGGCAAAACCTGATTGGACATTCCTCTCCTCATTCTAACCGATGATATAGCTTGTTCCAAAGCAAAATTTTCTTGTTGCTTAAAGCTTGTGTATTAGTGGTCAGTGATAATCATTCCAAATTCTCTATCCTCTTTGaattttaaatgttttagtTGTAACCGTATGTTTGTTGTTAATTAGATTCCCTTTCCTTTAGGAAAACTTGGGCATTTTTGGGTACATAAAACAATAATACGGTTTGATTTGAATTATAGGAATTAAATGAAAGAGATAgatatatacaaaataaataatatttacagtcgtgaatACATAAGTGATACAGTCGTAAATAcgttacataattatttttaaaaaatgaataaatatgaaactttGATATAAAATAGATCTTATAATAAACAGTTGATATATATAGATCTAAAAGTCACATAATTAAACAGCAATCAACGTTATCACGTGTACTTTATCTAAATCTCATTTTAAGTCCTTAAATTtgggttaaaaataaatattataatacttTATTGATAACTCCACACAtttcttaaaagaaaacttttacttattatcttcacaccatacataaatttttaatttttttctcttactaagTGTGTAATATGTGAATAATGAGTTAAAGAACTCAGTtagtttaagaataataaaaataaaaatataaaatataaaaatcaatgtGGTGTACTGTGTGTGGAGATGATGagtagtaaaactcttttttctAAATTGTACAAGTCCTgcatactcattttgaaaaaaaaatgagtctattattaaaaaaataattttttcatgtggattcgagatttacttacttttttcaaagaaaatatatgagaTTTGCATAtcctaaaattgaaaatatcatttctcatataatatatagtaaaaaagAAATGCTACAAGCTGGAAGCCTTACACTACATACCTCCACCTAACTAAtatatgatttgttatttttatttttctattcaaacatatatatatttaaacattaagatagaaggagaaaataaaaattctatgtacagtcacttttatgtactcttttgcatattttattaatataattgattgtgtattaaaaaattgatataaccaatcatatcaataaaatgtacaaaaaatacataaaaataaccgtatataattttacttatgacaaaaataattataaattatatgctaattaaGCGAAAGTGTATACTATAAGACTTCTATATAAAATTCCTGGTAGTTAAAACCGAAGGAGTGGTAGCTAGGCTAGCTATTTTGGGCTGATGTAAAGCACACTAGTATCTTTCACGAAATTGGTTAAACTCTCCCAAAAAGATTAATCAAAGATAGGTCCTTTGGATCGATCATCATGACCTTTTATTGGTGGACCTGGTCCTAATTATCGTAGCAAGcctgttttattatttatttatttttattttatcaaagcATGCATGCTGATATGGGCATGAAATAAATACTCCaaccaatcaaaataaaaaaccatattGTTAGGAACAAATCTATTAGCTAGCATATATAGGTTGTAATTGGGGCgtgcaaaataaaatatattttagctCGAATGAAGACTACCCTTTCAATacttatctaaaattaaaaagagaaatgatatttacagtcatggTTGTGTAAGTGCCACatagtctttttaaaaaaaatgaattaatacggaattcacataaaaaaaactaacttttttaatcgtgaactttactatttttcaaaacgatcGTACAGCGATTACACATTtcatgactgtatgtagtattactaaAAAGTATAAAGCATATAGTCTTCTagccaaagaaataaaaataataaattcatgaagagattataaattaaattgatttgATTGGTCCTCATTGAGATTAATTTGATCTCATGCATACACTACAAAATTGTTTTCTATTTGCTATGGGTTATTTCTTGTCAAATTGATTATATTATGATAAAATGATTATtcttatcataaataattattttcgcGTAAATAATTCATTTCAAAGACTTCATTATCTTACAGTGATATATGAGAAcaatttagcatgacatacCAAATTACCAGCTTTGCAAGTTGCATTTCTTACCAGTCTAAAAAGGTTGGTATGCAACTTGTGTGTGAAGCTAAGAGTTCGAAAATCAATTAagtgtatatctatatatatatatatatatatacacacgtatGTATGCTAAGAACTATCCCTAGATAGCTTTATGATCTAGCAAACAGAAATAAAGGTCTAATCTACTTTTATAGTTGACACATTGTATTCTCATAACTAGTCTCCAAAAAAGTAGTCCCATTGTTAGTTGAGATATATATTAATCAATCTTTGTAATCCTAACAAActgatttttcatgaaatgtttATATAGTTGGATGGAAAATAAATCATGGTTGACAGAAGGtgagatattatataataaggATGTACTAACCCCATTTGAATCCACCTAATTATGAATGGACTTCCTACAACCCATAAGATTTCAAAACCCACCTATATATGAACATGTTAATTTCTCATTATTAAATAGGTTATATATGGtgcaatttaataattatatatataaataaattatttgttttacatcatgaatgtaagaaatttatttaaataaatttaattccaATTAAGCTGCCAAAATGCATCATGATCCATTTTCGAAAGGTAACAACAAAAATTCGAAAGGTGactacaaaatttatattagaTAATGCCATTCAAAACGTCTCAATTGTAAGAACAAAAatcctatatataattatttttacatactttttatatactccactaatgtgattgggtgcgctactttttttaatataaaataattactttgatcaatcacattagtgaaGTGTTGCataaagaatacgtaaaaatgattgtatataataaaattcttataagaAATAAAGCAGTGGGATATTTGATATTAcaagaaaggggaaaaaaatttaTGGGATGGTAAATATGGTCGACATAGTACTTAGGTGAATGTAAATTCGTCTCTtggataaatattattggaGAGTCATTCGACCCGCTATTAAATAGACCCAATGACCCAAAGTAAAAGGCCCATATAATAGGTCCAGCGGGTCCATAACTTTACTTAGGAACGAACGAACTACTCGATCCACTTCTCTAGACCTTCAGTACTCAGTAGCAATTATAAACTCCTCAGTGACATCAcaagatgattaaaaaaaagcataaaGCTTTGCAGCCTAGGCGGTATCACTCAGGTGTGCTATTtggccttttttatttttatttttattttttagtttagtgataaaaaaaaaaaaaatttaagtgtattaatatatatatttttatttttataaaaatatttaaatatattaaaaaaatgtgaaaaaaaaattaaaataaaaaacctgaGTGGCATAAGCATGCCAGTATCCCCGACCCTTAAAAAAATGGCCATGATGGTTGAACAATAAGGAGAGAGAAGTACCAATGCTTTAAGTCAAGATGTCTGTAAATAAGGTTTTCTCTTTAAGAAACACAATAAATACTTTTgtagtctctctctctatgaAAAAGGTCTTCTATATTATTAATGTTGTATATATAGATAAGGTCCTAATAATATTCTTtctgttatgaaactaaaagagaaataatattacaagaaaaagaagataatgCAAGAAAAAAAGTTGTTATTTCAATGTAAAAACTTGATCATATACAAATGAATGATACTCATATACATATAAGAATATAAAGGAGTCAgtatatttaagttttaattgatggctaaagataggtcttaattaatagttaaagattagtcttaattgatggctaaatagtcttaattgatggctatgTATAGTTacacaaataaatttataacactccccatttggatgaccatacataaagaatatgcctcgttaaaataTTGTCAAGGAAAAATTCAGTAGGAAAAAATCAAtagcaaaggaaaaagagtataatatttatgtatatCGCCAAGTGTTtcaagattgcctcattaaaacattgcaaaggaaaacctaatgggataaaaccttaacgaaagaaaaaaagtacaatcagcacaagtcttcaaaaGATTACtcccctgaaaagtgtatgataataAGTCTTCAAGTCTTCGCATTCCAATAttttgcacaatcttcttaaatgttgcagttggtaatgttttagtgaataaatctaccaGATTATCATTTGACCCTATCTATTTGACATTAATTTCACCTTTCCCCTTGGAAATTACAATGATctctctgtgtggatctgaaaaatAACCTGCATCCTTATATCCAACTAATTA
This is a stretch of genomic DNA from Carya illinoinensis cultivar Pawnee chromosome 15, C.illinoinensisPawnee_v1, whole genome shotgun sequence. It encodes these proteins:
- the LOC122297506 gene encoding ras-related protein RABA6a gives rise to the protein MADSFDEECDYLFKAVLTGDSGVGKSNLLSRFAKDEFRLDSKPTIGVEFAYRNIKVGDKLIKAQIWDTAGQERFRAITSSYYRGALGAMLVYDITRRGTFENVKKWLQELRQFGSGDMVIVLVGNKTDLGHSREVGEEEGNSLAEAEGLCFMETSALEKVNVEEAFMHMITKIHEITSQKSLEAKTNGTAPSTTSLCSGEKIITIDHEVSATKQSTTCCLK